From Diospyros lotus cultivar Yz01 chromosome 4, ASM1463336v1, whole genome shotgun sequence, a single genomic window includes:
- the LOC127800099 gene encoding transcription termination factor MTERF5, chloroplastic isoform X1, translated as MEWSKYLAREVEEDHEKPSERCSSLILVKRVLFLLPFKAVLPGKVWFFWGAGTIAAESGNEGSLSLRLVPPSLLAAEKEEARAVLTLFLKKRGLSNAVAARTVNKSELFIDHLVTRLHSVHKARYLVGRELTTLEIRDALSPYLETLYEEYGDILVDVVENFPNPAIKESVLEKLPNPPVEEKSAAPVSPPITALNSRKLKALARVTQVSSFRELPPSIIYLTELGMELEVIKEVTRKFPAFAYYSLEGKVKPIVEFLLDLGVSKTDIPTILTKRPQLCGISLSENLIPTMRFLENLGMDKKQWAKVIFRFPALLTYSRTKLKTTVDFLYEMGLSAESVGKVLTRCPNIISYSVEDKLRPTAEYFHSIGVDVALLLYRSPQTFGLSIEANLKPVTEFFLERGYSMGDLATMISRYRALYTFSLSDSLVPKWEFFLTMGYPKSELVKFPQYFGYSLEERIKPRYTIMMSSGVRLLLNQVLSLSDGEFHKALKRKIKKNAG; from the exons GTCTTGTTTCTCTTACCCTTCAAGGCTGTTCTGCCAGGCAAAGTTTG GTTTTTTTGGGGGGCGGGTACAATAGCAGCTGAATCTGGGAATGAAGGGTCACTCAGCTTAAGATTGGTGCCTCCAAGTTTGTTAGCagcagaaaaagaagaagccaGGGCTGTACTGACCTTGTTCTTGAAGAAACGGGGTTTGAGCAATGCAGTTGCTGCAAGGACTGTCAACAAATCAGAACTATTCATTGATCACCTTGTTACAAGGCTTCATTCTGTCCATAAAGCTCGGTACCTAGTAG GACGGGAGCTTACAACTCTCGAGATCAGGGATGCTCTTAGTCCATATCTTGAAACCCTTTATGAGGAGTATGGAGACATTCTTGTAGATGTAGTGGAAAACTTTCCAAATCCAGCTATTAAAGAAAGTGTGTTAGAAAAATTACCAAACCCACCAGTTGAAGAAAAATCAGCCGCCCCAGTTTCACCCCCAATTACCGCCCTTAACTCCAGGAAGTTGAAAGCTTTGGCTCGAGTAACCCAGGTCAGCTCTTTCAGGGAGCTCCCTCCGAGCATTATCTACCTCACAGAACTTGGCATGGAACTCGAGGTGATCAAAGAAGTGACGCGCAAGTTCCCTGCCTTTGCCTACTACAGCTTGGAGGGGAAAGTTAAGCCTATTGTGGAATTCCTTCTCGATCTTGGGGTGTCCAAGACTGATATTCCCACCATCCTCACCAAGAGGCCTCAACTCTGTGGAATCAGCCTCTCTGAAAACTTAATACCGACCATGAGGTTTTTGGAGAACTTAGGCATGGACAAGAAGCAATGGGCAAAGGTGATTTTCCGGTTCCCAGCACTTCTCACTTATAGCAGGACAAAACTGAAAACAACAGTGGATTTCCTTTATGAGATGGGGCTTTCAGCCGAGAGCGTGGGCAAGGTTCTAACTCGCTGCCCAAATATTATAAGCTACAGCGTGGAGGATAAGCTGCGGCCAACAGCTGAATATTTCCATTCTATCGGAGTGGATGTGGCGCTGCTTCTCTACCGATCTCCACAAACGTTTGGTCTTAGCATCGAGGCCAATCTGAAGCCCGTGACAGAATTTTTCCTAGAAAGGGGATACAGCATGGGGGATCTCGCGACCATGATATCAAGATACAGGGCCTTGTATACTTTCAGCTTGTCAGATAGCTTGGTACCCAAGTGGGAGTTCTTCTTGACAATGGGTTACCCAAAATCCGAACTGGTAAAATTTCCTCAGTATTTCGGATACAGTTTGGAGGAGCGGATTAAACCCAGGTACACGATCATGATGTCGAGCGGGGTGAGGTTGCTGCTAAACCAGGTGCTCTCTCTTTCAGATGGCGAGTTCCATAAGGCTCTAAAAcgcaaaataaagaaaaatgctgGATGA
- the LOC127800099 gene encoding transcription termination factor MTERF5, chloroplastic isoform X3 yields MQAFAVSRCFNVSPVSRAALSVSRSCFSYPSRLFCQAKFAESGNEGSLSLRLVPPSLLAAEKEEARAVLTLFLKKRGLSNAVAARTVNKSELFIDHLVTRLHSVHKARYLVGRELTTLEIRDALSPYLETLYEEYGDILVDVVENFPNPAIKESVLEKLPNPPVEEKSAAPVSPPITALNSRKLKALARVTQVSSFRELPPSIIYLTELGMELEVIKEVTRKFPAFAYYSLEGKVKPIVEFLLDLGVSKTDIPTILTKRPQLCGISLSENLIPTMRFLENLGMDKKQWAKVIFRFPALLTYSRTKLKTTVDFLYEMGLSAESVGKVLTRCPNIISYSVEDKLRPTAEYFHSIGVDVALLLYRSPQTFGLSIEANLKPVTEFFLERGYSMGDLATMISRYRALYTFSLSDSLVPKWEFFLTMGYPKSELVKFPQYFGYSLEERIKPRYTIMMSSGVRLLLNQVLSLSDGEFHKALKRKIKKNAG; encoded by the exons GTCTTGTTTCTCTTACCCTTCAAGGCTGTTCTGCCAGGCAAAGTTTG CTGAATCTGGGAATGAAGGGTCACTCAGCTTAAGATTGGTGCCTCCAAGTTTGTTAGCagcagaaaaagaagaagccaGGGCTGTACTGACCTTGTTCTTGAAGAAACGGGGTTTGAGCAATGCAGTTGCTGCAAGGACTGTCAACAAATCAGAACTATTCATTGATCACCTTGTTACAAGGCTTCATTCTGTCCATAAAGCTCGGTACCTAGTAG GACGGGAGCTTACAACTCTCGAGATCAGGGATGCTCTTAGTCCATATCTTGAAACCCTTTATGAGGAGTATGGAGACATTCTTGTAGATGTAGTGGAAAACTTTCCAAATCCAGCTATTAAAGAAAGTGTGTTAGAAAAATTACCAAACCCACCAGTTGAAGAAAAATCAGCCGCCCCAGTTTCACCCCCAATTACCGCCCTTAACTCCAGGAAGTTGAAAGCTTTGGCTCGAGTAACCCAGGTCAGCTCTTTCAGGGAGCTCCCTCCGAGCATTATCTACCTCACAGAACTTGGCATGGAACTCGAGGTGATCAAAGAAGTGACGCGCAAGTTCCCTGCCTTTGCCTACTACAGCTTGGAGGGGAAAGTTAAGCCTATTGTGGAATTCCTTCTCGATCTTGGGGTGTCCAAGACTGATATTCCCACCATCCTCACCAAGAGGCCTCAACTCTGTGGAATCAGCCTCTCTGAAAACTTAATACCGACCATGAGGTTTTTGGAGAACTTAGGCATGGACAAGAAGCAATGGGCAAAGGTGATTTTCCGGTTCCCAGCACTTCTCACTTATAGCAGGACAAAACTGAAAACAACAGTGGATTTCCTTTATGAGATGGGGCTTTCAGCCGAGAGCGTGGGCAAGGTTCTAACTCGCTGCCCAAATATTATAAGCTACAGCGTGGAGGATAAGCTGCGGCCAACAGCTGAATATTTCCATTCTATCGGAGTGGATGTGGCGCTGCTTCTCTACCGATCTCCACAAACGTTTGGTCTTAGCATCGAGGCCAATCTGAAGCCCGTGACAGAATTTTTCCTAGAAAGGGGATACAGCATGGGGGATCTCGCGACCATGATATCAAGATACAGGGCCTTGTATACTTTCAGCTTGTCAGATAGCTTGGTACCCAAGTGGGAGTTCTTCTTGACAATGGGTTACCCAAAATCCGAACTGGTAAAATTTCCTCAGTATTTCGGATACAGTTTGGAGGAGCGGATTAAACCCAGGTACACGATCATGATGTCGAGCGGGGTGAGGTTGCTGCTAAACCAGGTGCTCTCTCTTTCAGATGGCGAGTTCCATAAGGCTCTAAAAcgcaaaataaagaaaaatgctgGATGA
- the LOC127800099 gene encoding transcription termination factor MTERF5, chloroplastic isoform X2, whose protein sequence is MQAFAVSRCFNVSPVSRAALSVSRSCFSYPSRLFCQAKFAAESGNEGSLSLRLVPPSLLAAEKEEARAVLTLFLKKRGLSNAVAARTVNKSELFIDHLVTRLHSVHKARYLVGRELTTLEIRDALSPYLETLYEEYGDILVDVVENFPNPAIKESVLEKLPNPPVEEKSAAPVSPPITALNSRKLKALARVTQVSSFRELPPSIIYLTELGMELEVIKEVTRKFPAFAYYSLEGKVKPIVEFLLDLGVSKTDIPTILTKRPQLCGISLSENLIPTMRFLENLGMDKKQWAKVIFRFPALLTYSRTKLKTTVDFLYEMGLSAESVGKVLTRCPNIISYSVEDKLRPTAEYFHSIGVDVALLLYRSPQTFGLSIEANLKPVTEFFLERGYSMGDLATMISRYRALYTFSLSDSLVPKWEFFLTMGYPKSELVKFPQYFGYSLEERIKPRYTIMMSSGVRLLLNQVLSLSDGEFHKALKRKIKKNAG, encoded by the exons GTCTTGTTTCTCTTACCCTTCAAGGCTGTTCTGCCAGGCAAAGTTTG CAGCTGAATCTGGGAATGAAGGGTCACTCAGCTTAAGATTGGTGCCTCCAAGTTTGTTAGCagcagaaaaagaagaagccaGGGCTGTACTGACCTTGTTCTTGAAGAAACGGGGTTTGAGCAATGCAGTTGCTGCAAGGACTGTCAACAAATCAGAACTATTCATTGATCACCTTGTTACAAGGCTTCATTCTGTCCATAAAGCTCGGTACCTAGTAG GACGGGAGCTTACAACTCTCGAGATCAGGGATGCTCTTAGTCCATATCTTGAAACCCTTTATGAGGAGTATGGAGACATTCTTGTAGATGTAGTGGAAAACTTTCCAAATCCAGCTATTAAAGAAAGTGTGTTAGAAAAATTACCAAACCCACCAGTTGAAGAAAAATCAGCCGCCCCAGTTTCACCCCCAATTACCGCCCTTAACTCCAGGAAGTTGAAAGCTTTGGCTCGAGTAACCCAGGTCAGCTCTTTCAGGGAGCTCCCTCCGAGCATTATCTACCTCACAGAACTTGGCATGGAACTCGAGGTGATCAAAGAAGTGACGCGCAAGTTCCCTGCCTTTGCCTACTACAGCTTGGAGGGGAAAGTTAAGCCTATTGTGGAATTCCTTCTCGATCTTGGGGTGTCCAAGACTGATATTCCCACCATCCTCACCAAGAGGCCTCAACTCTGTGGAATCAGCCTCTCTGAAAACTTAATACCGACCATGAGGTTTTTGGAGAACTTAGGCATGGACAAGAAGCAATGGGCAAAGGTGATTTTCCGGTTCCCAGCACTTCTCACTTATAGCAGGACAAAACTGAAAACAACAGTGGATTTCCTTTATGAGATGGGGCTTTCAGCCGAGAGCGTGGGCAAGGTTCTAACTCGCTGCCCAAATATTATAAGCTACAGCGTGGAGGATAAGCTGCGGCCAACAGCTGAATATTTCCATTCTATCGGAGTGGATGTGGCGCTGCTTCTCTACCGATCTCCACAAACGTTTGGTCTTAGCATCGAGGCCAATCTGAAGCCCGTGACAGAATTTTTCCTAGAAAGGGGATACAGCATGGGGGATCTCGCGACCATGATATCAAGATACAGGGCCTTGTATACTTTCAGCTTGTCAGATAGCTTGGTACCCAAGTGGGAGTTCTTCTTGACAATGGGTTACCCAAAATCCGAACTGGTAAAATTTCCTCAGTATTTCGGATACAGTTTGGAGGAGCGGATTAAACCCAGGTACACGATCATGATGTCGAGCGGGGTGAGGTTGCTGCTAAACCAGGTGCTCTCTCTTTCAGATGGCGAGTTCCATAAGGCTCTAAAAcgcaaaataaagaaaaatgctgGATGA